The Christiangramia flava JLT2011 region CGATGTTATGCCATTGAGTATCCTGTATTTTTTCGCCCTTTGAATTTTTATAAAATTCATTGGTAGCAATGGAGAAACTGGCTACTTTTTTACCACTTTCAAGATTCTTGATTTCCGGGGTCTGCCCCACATTTCCGATTAACTGAACTTTGTTTCTAAGCGTTTTCATAATTAAAAGATTTAAAGATTAATAATTGATTTACTTATTATATCCGGAGCTTTTCTTTTTTGATTTTTTTGTTCTATTTCCGGATAATTTTGTTTTTATTGATTTCATCACGTTCTTATTTTGATTTACTTCCTACAGAGCCGTATGCTGTTTCCTTTTTGATGCTGATACATTTTCAGCATATAGAATTAGAGAGGACTTATAAAAGGGCAGACGAAGTCAACCGGCTTATGCAGTCCGGCTAACTTCTATATGCTGGTATTTCGCATTTATAAAAAGGAAAAAACAGTAACGGTTGAGAAGTAAATGGAGAACGGGAAAATGAAAAACAAAACGGAAGAAGAAGAAATTGAAGATATCCTAACCCATAATTACATGTTGTAAATCCGGAAATAGCAAATTTCTGGAATTTTTATCGAAACGAGAAGACATAGAGTCCTTAGGTGTTGATATAAAAACACTTATAGAGATTCATATTTTTGATATTATAATACAAGCAGTCTAATTCATCCAAACCGACTAAATTATCTATATATTTTCGCCCGTTAAAAAAATCTTCAAATAAGATCTAATTTTATTTCCAGTTCATATTCTGCAAACGGATTGCATTGAGGATAGCTAACATTGCAACTCCAACATCTGCAAATACCGCCTCCCACATTGTTGCCATTCCGAAAGCACCTAAGACCATAACGGCTATTTTAACACCAAATGCCAAAGCAATATTCTGCCACACAATTTTTCTAGTGGATCGGCCTATTTTAATGGCCTGTGCGATTTTAGAAGGCTGGTCTGTTTGAATGATGACATCTGCAGTTTCAATAGCTACATCGCTTCCCAAACCACCCATTGCTATGCTAACATCACTTGTTGCAAGGACGGGTGCATCGTTAATACCGTCACCTACAAAAGCAACTTTAACTCCTACCTGTTTTTTTAAAGATTCTACTTCATCGAGTTTATCTTCCGGTAACAATCCACCTATGGCCTGATCTAATCCTATTTCTCTACCAAGCTCTCTGGTAATACAATCCTTGTCGCCAGAGAGCATTATAATTTTCGATATTCCGGTTTTACGAATTTCTTTGATCGCTTGATGTGCATCTTCTTTCAGCTCATCAGCTATAGTGACGTAACCAGCAAAATCACCATCAATAGCCACCAATATTACAGATTCTACAATTTTATTTATTTCAGTTGGAGATATGATATCGTGGGAATCCAATAGTTCTTTATTACCAATCAAAACAGATTTATCTGTAACTATTCCTTTTAATCCCTTTCCTGCAACCTCACTTACCTGGGATGCTTTATAAGCTGAATTATCTTTTTTATAATCCATGATAGCCTTAGCTATAGGATGAGTTGACTGTTCCTCTATCGCCCAGAGGTATTTCATTAATTCTTCTTCCGTAACTTCAGGGCTACTTACAATTTCCTTTATTTTAAACACTCCTTTGGTAAGGGTCCCAGTTTTATCCAACACAACCGTATTTATCTTGGTCATGGTATCCAGAAAAGATGCGCCTTTAAAGAGGATTCCGTTACGAGACGCTGCACCCAAACCTCCGAAATAACCTAATGGGATAGAAATTACGAGAGCACACGGACATGAAATTACCAGAAAAATTAATGCCTTATAAAACCAATCCTGGAATATATAATTATCAACAAAGAAGTAGGGTAGAAAGGTTAGGCCAATCGCAAGGAATACAACTATTGGCGTATAAACCCTGGCGAATTTTCGGATGAATAATTCTGTTTTTGACTTACGGGCTGTGGCATTCTGAACCATATCCAGGATCTGGGCAATTGAACTGTCCTTAAATTCCTTTGTGGTTTCAATTTGAATAACATCATTAAGATTAATGCTTCCGGCAAATACGGTTGAGCCTTTTGCGATAGTATCTGGTTTGCTTTCCCCTGTAAGGGCCGCCGTATTTAAGGAGGCTTTATGAGATAACAGTTTTCCATCCAATGGAACTTTCTCCCCTACCCGAACTTGAATTTTCGAACCAATTTTCACAGATTCAGGTGGCACCGAAACATAATTATTATTTTGATACAGTAAGGCTTCATTAGGTCTTACATCCAACAAGGCCTTGATATTTCCCTTAGCTTTTTTTACAGCAGAAGCCTGGAAAAGTTCCCCTACCGCATAGAATAACATTACTGCTACCCCTTCGGGGTATTGACCTATAATAAAAGCACCAATAGTGGCAATGGACATTAAAAGGAACTCTGTAAAGAAATCCCCATTTTTAATACTTTTCCAACCTTCCTTCATTACAGGTAAACCTACGGGTATATAGGCCACAGCATACCAGAGGATTCTAATCCAGCTGGAAAAACGGGAAAATGTTCCCAGGTAATCTAATAGAATTCCTATAATTAAAAACAGGAAGCTAAAAATAGCTGGAATGTAAACATTAAAACTCGGTTTGTTTGCAACTAATTCTTCCTCATTACCAGCCATACTTCCGCAACAATCTTCTGATTCCTGAATGGAACAGGAAGTTTCTTCTGAAATAACTGAATTCTTTTCTTTCATAACTTCTAATTAGTATCTAATTCCTGATAAGGGTGGTATTCTTTATCTCCAAATTCTTTTTCTATCTGAATGGTAGTATGGGTTATTTTAAATTTATTGCGTAGCTGATTACGGATATCATATAGAAATTGATCTTCATATCCGTTGGGAACTACTAAATGGGTAGAGAGGGCAGTTTCAGTTGTACTCATAGCCCATATATGTAAATCGTGAACGTCCTCTACCCCATCAATATCCATTAAAAATTCCTCAACTTCGTCGATATCAATATTTTTTGGAACCGCGTCTATGGCTATTTTAACCGAATCACGAAGTAGTCCCCAGGAACTATATAAAATAACCAGTACAATTATTAAACTTAGCGCAGGATCTATCCAGTTTAATCCGGTGTATTTGATGACGAGATCACCAAGCAGGCTGACAAAGACTGCGATGGCGATTTATGTAATGTTCTTATTTATAAATTATCATTTTTATTCTGTAACCCTTCTATTTACCCATTCCATTTCTGTGCCTTCCTTACACTGTGCATCTATACTGTCACTGCCAAATTTCTTGATTAACGGGTTTTAAAGATCCGCCATTTCACATTTTAGATGGCTGTAAAATGTAACCGTATCATTGCCTTCATCTGATCTATACTGTAAGCATTTAATTGGTTTAACTTTAAACCTTGCAAGAACCGGATGGGAAAATTGGTTTTATTTGTAGAAGCAGTTGAAAACGAAAACAGCCAATAACCTGTAACCTTTATTTAAAGGCAGCATGCCTATATCAAATGCAGTCATTTGTTAATTTTCAATATTCTTGGTTTCCTCATCTAACTTGCCTTCAAATTTTGGCACAGGTCTATTTCGCCTTTCACTTTCGGTTTCAACAATTCCGTTCTTACGTATATCCTTAATCAACCACTGCATTTCCATAATTTCCCTACGCTGTGCCTTTATGATTTCATCGGCAAGTTTCCTAACCCTGACATCTTTTATTTGAGACCGTTCGCTAGTTAAAATGGCTATAGAGTGATGGGGTATCATTCCTTCCATGTAGTCAACACCTGTAACAGTTACTTGGCTTCGGACTAGCCATATTCCACTTGCAATCAATAAAACACCCAAACCTAAAACCAAAACATTCTTTTTTCGGTCCTTGTACATTTGTAGCATGTACAGCAGCATAATTATGACCATTGACCCGCCCATAATCAGTGTCATAAAAAACCTAGTCTCGCTGTACCAGAAATGATCTATAATCTGATATGAATGCGTGTACATTAAAAAAAACATTGCGACCATTGAGGTTGCAATCATTGCAAAAAATTTACCGTATTTTCCTTTGTTGTTCTGTTTGTTTTCCATTTTGTTTAAATTTAAAATTAAAGATTTAGTTAATGAGTGGTATACACATCGTTAAAAAAAGTAAGCGAGCATCCCTACAAATTTTGTGTATTGATTTTTCTTTTTGTAGTCATTTGAATTTTCCATAGTAGTTAAATTTATAGTTAATTATTTCCGTTTTGTTTTAATTATTTTTCTAATAGTTGGTGAACTGGTGTACCAAAGTAGAAATTCACTTAAAACTGTTATCAAGCCTAAAAGCGAGAAAGCTCTTAGCACTATTGTATTAAAATTATCTAGTCTTTGGTATTCCATCGTATGGGTCATCCAGAGAAAATCGAACCAACGCCAATCGCGATGACGTACTGCTTGAAAAGCTCCATTCTCATTCGCCACGTAGGCTTTTAAATTTTCATCGGTATTATATGAAATCTCATAAGCTGGTAGAGGTCTTCCAAGGTACTCCTGGTGATCGCCTACAGATTCAATCCGTTGTATCTGGTCAAATTCTAAATCGGTCAACATATCGCGTTCTTCCACTTTAATTGCTTCTTGTTCTGTGAACTCTTTTTCCTTGCTTTTGTATGCACATTATAAAGTTCAGGCTCATTAATCCAGTAATCGGATCATCCGCTATTTCAAAAAATTCTAATGATTGAATGGGTTCCTTAATATTTGGTTGAGAACTTCCCAATAAATCTGAAAATGCATTTTGTTCAGGAATCTCTTTTTTTAAAATGATCACCGTGTATTTCATCGATCTCCGTCCAACTGAAATAGATACCGCTTATTGTCCACATCAAAAACTGTATGCGTAGGAAGATGCCCAAATAGCGATGTGCCATTCTAATTTTTAGGACTGTTTTTCTTTTGACCATTTAGCAATCAATTTTTTTGTTCGTAATTGTAGGGCATTCGCAGTTACCGATACCGAACTAAAACTCATTGCCAGTGCAGCTATCATCGTGAGAGTAACAATCCCTTAACTCCTTTTTTGATGAAATGGTGTAAAGACTACTGCTATCATCAGTATTGCTCATTCCTTCAAAACGATGAATCTCATCCACATCGAAATCCTCCGTATGCAACTTTAATTTTAATGCCCTACATTGAATGT contains the following coding sequences:
- a CDS encoding DUF305 domain-containing protein, whose product is MENKQNNKGKYGKFFAMIATSMVAMFFLMYTHSYQIIDHFWYSETRFFMTLIMGGSMVIIMLLYMLQMYKDRKKNVLVLGLGVLLIASGIWLVRSQVTVTGVDYMEGMIPHHSIAILTSERSQIKDVRVRKLADEIIKAQRREIMEMQWLIKDIRKNGIVETESERRNRPVPKFEGKLDEETKNIEN
- a CDS encoding heavy metal translocating P-type ATPase, with protein sequence MAGNEEELVANKPSFNVYIPAIFSFLFLIIGILLDYLGTFSRFSSWIRILWYAVAYIPVGLPVMKEGWKSIKNGDFFTEFLLMSIATIGAFIIGQYPEGVAVMLFYAVGELFQASAVKKAKGNIKALLDVRPNEALLYQNNNYVSVPPESVKIGSKIQVRVGEKVPLDGKLLSHKASLNTAALTGESKPDTIAKGSTVFAGSINLNDVIQIETTKEFKDSSIAQILDMVQNATARKSKTELFIRKFARVYTPIVVFLAIGLTFLPYFFVDNYIFQDWFYKALIFLVISCPCALVISIPLGYFGGLGAASRNGILFKGASFLDTMTKINTVVLDKTGTLTKGVFKIKEIVSSPEVTEEELMKYLWAIEEQSTHPIAKAIMDYKKDNSAYKASQVSEVAGKGLKGIVTDKSVLIGNKELLDSHDIISPTEINKIVESVILVAIDGDFAGYVTIADELKEDAHQAIKEIRKTGISKIIMLSGDKDCITRELGREIGLDQAIGGLLPEDKLDEVESLKKQVGVKVAFVGDGINDAPVLATSDVSIAMGGLGSDVAIETADVIIQTDQPSKIAQAIKIGRSTRKIVWQNIALAFGVKIAVMVLGAFGMATMWEAVFADVGVAMLAILNAIRLQNMNWK
- a CDS encoding cation diffusion facilitator family transporter; the encoded protein is MAIAVFVSLLGDLVIKYTGLNWIDPALSLIIVLVILYSSWGLLRDSVKIAIDAVPKNIDIDEVEEFLMDIDGVEDVHDLHIWAMSTTETALSTHLVVPNGYEDQFLYDIRNQLRNKFKITHTTIQIEKEFGDKEYHPYQELDTN
- a CDS encoding phosphoribosylpyrophosphate synthetase, with amino-acid sequence MKTFDTLFQIINYLQEHGYAYDFNLCTGHIQCRALKLKLHTEDFDVDEIHRFEGMSNTDDSSSLYTISSKKELRDCYSHDDSCTGNEF